A window from Hymenobacter volaticus encodes these proteins:
- a CDS encoding lysylphosphatidylglycerol synthase transmembrane domain-containing protein translates to MPHTSADQQTEDQQLLDKLRPSRIVLPVLIGLSVVGFMFWRSYKPGDLAPLANAKPIWLLVMVAVLLARDAGYVYRIRYLTQKVLTWRASLDVIMIWEFSSCVLPSAVGGTAVAPVLLHKEGIPLGKSVAYIMATAMLDNLYYVLAVPLVVLIGGDALYPHEALQGGLVATLRIGFIASYVFVTIYALLMLYAIFINPRSVKRLLVRLFSMRGLRRLRGKAYKMGNEMVLASAELRGNGWGYWLRASLSTAFVWTARYLVIGCLISAFIDVTWPEFWLIFGRNLTYKVILLIAITPGGAGIAEGAFPTFFGKFIGTPTMTNFMVLLYRLVTYYLYLILGAVFLPVG, encoded by the coding sequence ATGCCTCATACCTCAGCCGATCAACAAACTGAAGACCAGCAACTACTAGACAAGCTTCGCCCTTCGCGCATTGTCTTGCCAGTGCTGATTGGGCTAAGTGTCGTCGGTTTCATGTTCTGGCGCAGCTACAAACCCGGCGATTTAGCTCCCCTGGCTAACGCCAAACCCATCTGGCTTTTGGTGATGGTGGCCGTACTCCTGGCCCGTGACGCCGGCTACGTGTACCGCATCCGCTACCTCACCCAGAAGGTACTCACTTGGCGCGCCTCCCTTGATGTCATCATGATTTGGGAATTTTCATCGTGCGTGCTGCCTTCGGCGGTGGGGGGCACGGCGGTAGCCCCGGTGCTCTTGCATAAAGAAGGCATTCCGCTCGGCAAATCGGTGGCGTACATCATGGCTACTGCCATGCTCGACAACTTGTATTACGTATTGGCGGTGCCACTGGTCGTACTCATTGGGGGCGATGCACTGTATCCGCATGAGGCATTGCAGGGCGGTTTGGTGGCCACGTTGCGCATCGGCTTTATTGCGAGCTATGTGTTCGTTACCATCTATGCGCTGCTGATGCTGTACGCCATCTTCATAAATCCACGGTCGGTGAAGCGACTACTAGTGCGGCTATTTTCAATGCGTGGGCTGCGTCGCCTGCGCGGCAAAGCCTACAAAATGGGCAATGAGATGGTGCTTGCTTCTGCTGAGCTACGCGGCAACGGTTGGGGCTATTGGCTGCGGGCCTCCCTCAGCACGGCCTTCGTCTGGACCGCCCGTTACTTAGTTATTGGCTGCCTGATTTCAGCTTTCATTGATGTTACCTGGCCGGAATTCTGGCTGATTTTTGGCCGTAATCTAACCTATAAAGTCATCTTGCTGATTGCTATTACGCCTGGCGGCGCCGGCATTGCGGAAGGAGCCTTCCCTACCTTCTTCGGTAAGTTCATCGGTACACCCACCATGACCAACTTCATGGTGCTGCTTTACCGCCTCGTCACCTACTACTTATATTTAATACTAGGCGCCGTGTTCCTCCCCGTTGGATAG
- a CDS encoding lipocalin family protein — MKNMPSPFRYVASLLMLLVLFTSACGSKEGKVEGVNMLYGAQSKVWKTDKELSSTGDKVKQTDAQEDERITFFANGQYNMTAAAGAVNGKYTFDQAGKKITMTPDGAAQSNSFDVVTLTDDKLTLKSPEGAELRLEKE, encoded by the coding sequence ATGAAAAACATGCCCTCTCCTTTTCGCTACGTAGCCAGCTTGCTGATGCTGCTAGTATTGTTCACTTCTGCTTGCGGTAGTAAAGAAGGTAAAGTAGAAGGTGTCAATATGCTATATGGCGCCCAAAGCAAGGTCTGGAAAACAGATAAAGAACTGAGTTCCACCGGTGATAAAGTGAAACAAACCGACGCGCAGGAAGATGAGCGCATCACCTTCTTTGCCAACGGCCAATACAACATGACGGCTGCTGCTGGCGCTGTAAACGGCAAATACACCTTCGACCAAGCCGGCAAAAAAATCACCATGACTCCCGACGGCGCTGCCCAAAGCAACAGCTTCGATGTGGTAACCCTAACCGACGACAAGCTAACGTTGAAAAGCCCCGAAGGCGCTGAGCTGCGGCTCGAAAAGGAATAG
- a CDS encoding LysM peptidoglycan-binding domain-containing protein — translation MGLFDFLSNEGEKKPVEPAAKPAAGGATDFFGNPAQPTQPAAAQGQSYTVVSGDSLSKIAKNHYGDASKWHQIYDANKATIGSNPDHIEVGQVLTLPTL, via the coding sequence ATGGGATTGTTTGATTTTCTCTCGAACGAAGGCGAAAAAAAGCCAGTAGAACCCGCTGCTAAGCCTGCCGCTGGCGGAGCCACCGATTTCTTCGGCAATCCTGCTCAACCAACGCAGCCTGCCGCTGCGCAAGGCCAAAGCTACACAGTAGTAAGTGGCGATTCGCTGTCCAAAATTGCCAAAAACCACTACGGCGATGCCTCCAAGTGGCACCAAATTTACGATGCCAATAAAGCCACTATTGGCTCCAACCCCGACCATATTGAAGTAGGCCAAGTGCTGACTTTGCCAACACTCTAA
- a CDS encoding O-acetylhomoserine aminocarboxypropyltransferase/cysteine synthase family protein has protein sequence MSASTHHFETLQLHAGQQPDPTTGSRAVPIHQTTSYVFKNAEHGANLFALKEFGNIYTRLMNPTTDVFEQRIAALEGGVAALAVSSGQAAQFIALNNILQAGDNFVSTSHLYGGTYNQFKVAFKRLGIEVRFADGDKPESFEALINENTKAIYLETIGNPSFSIPDFEKIAAIAEKHDLPLIVDNTFGAGGYLFRPLEHGAHIVVESATKWIGGHGTSIGGVIVDGGKYDFGNGKFPQFTEPSEGYHGLVFNDVFGKGGPFGNIAFIIRARVEGLRDFGPSQSPFNSFLLLQGLETLSLRVERTVENALRIATWLEQHPQVEAVNYPGLKSSPYNALAQKYLKRGSGGVLTFAIKGSKDTATQFIDNLKLVSHLANVGDAKTLIIQPSATTHQQLSEDEQRSAGVTPTLLRLSVGIEHFEDIQADLQQAFEAVSNAAPLQSDSDATSGDALPEQEVEHAAVLEV, from the coding sequence ATGTCTGCTTCAACCCATCACTTCGAGACGCTTCAACTTCACGCTGGCCAACAGCCCGACCCTACCACTGGCTCGCGTGCCGTCCCGATTCATCAGACCACTTCCTACGTTTTCAAGAACGCAGAGCACGGCGCTAATCTTTTTGCCTTGAAAGAGTTCGGCAATATCTATACTCGTTTGATGAACCCCACCACCGACGTGTTCGAGCAGCGCATTGCAGCCCTCGAAGGTGGCGTGGCGGCACTGGCCGTATCGTCGGGGCAGGCCGCACAGTTCATTGCGCTCAATAACATCCTGCAAGCCGGCGACAACTTCGTGAGCACCTCGCACTTATATGGCGGCACGTACAACCAATTCAAAGTAGCGTTCAAGCGCTTAGGCATAGAGGTACGCTTCGCCGATGGCGACAAGCCGGAGAGCTTTGAAGCTCTCATCAACGAGAACACCAAAGCTATTTATCTGGAGACGATTGGCAACCCAAGCTTCAGCATTCCAGATTTCGAGAAGATTGCGGCTATTGCCGAAAAGCATGACCTACCTCTCATCGTAGACAACACGTTCGGTGCGGGCGGTTACTTGTTCCGGCCCTTAGAGCACGGTGCCCACATTGTGGTGGAATCGGCTACGAAGTGGATTGGCGGGCACGGCACAAGCATCGGCGGTGTAATTGTGGACGGCGGCAAGTACGACTTCGGCAATGGCAAGTTCCCGCAGTTTACGGAGCCGAGCGAAGGCTACCACGGCTTGGTTTTCAATGATGTGTTTGGCAAAGGTGGGCCGTTCGGCAACATCGCCTTCATCATCCGGGCCCGGGTGGAAGGCCTGCGCGACTTCGGTCCTTCGCAGAGCCCCTTCAACTCCTTCCTGCTGCTGCAAGGTCTCGAAACCTTGAGTTTGCGTGTGGAGCGCACCGTAGAAAACGCCTTGCGCATTGCTACGTGGCTAGAGCAGCACCCACAGGTAGAAGCCGTAAACTACCCTGGCTTGAAGAGCAGCCCGTATAATGCCCTAGCGCAGAAATACCTGAAGCGCGGATCTGGTGGAGTGCTCACCTTCGCCATCAAAGGCAGCAAGGACACGGCCACTCAGTTCATCGACAACCTGAAGCTAGTAAGCCACCTGGCCAACGTGGGCGACGCCAAAACGCTCATCATTCAGCCGTCGGCCACCACGCACCAGCAGCTTTCCGAAGACGAGCAACGCTCGGCCGGTGTGACGCCTACCCTGTTGCGCCTATCGGTGGGCATCGAGCATTTCGAAGATATTCAGGCCGACTTGCAACAGGCGTTTGAAGCCGTGAGCAACGCCGCGCCTCTGCAATCTGATTCTGATGCTACGAGCGGCGACGCGCTGCCCGAGCAGGAAGTGGAACACGCTGCTGTGCTGGAAGTCTAG
- a CDS encoding homoserine O-acetyltransferase family protein, which yields MPDNQSFYLPEPLTLESGEVLTGVEVAYRTFGTLNAAHDNVVWVCHALTANADVLSWWPGLFGPECYFDPADWFIVCANVLGSHYGSTSPLSPAPETGVPRYQQFPLLTIRDIVAAHEALRQHLGLTQIHTLIGGSLGGQQALEWAIQLPNVFENLVLLATNAQHSPWGIAFNEAQRLAIFADPTYYQATPDGGAAGLRAARATALLSYRSYGAYGETQAESTNDKIDDFRASAYQQYQGDKLVARFNAYTYVALSKAMDSHNVGRDRGGVAAALHRVRARTLVLGITSDVLFPPAEQQLLAHHIPGAMYAEMDSRFGHDGFLIETAHITHFLERFHAYSFAH from the coding sequence ATGCCTGACAACCAAAGCTTCTACCTACCCGAGCCCCTGACGCTGGAAAGCGGCGAGGTGCTCACGGGCGTGGAAGTAGCTTACCGCACCTTCGGCACTCTGAACGCAGCCCACGACAATGTGGTGTGGGTGTGCCACGCCCTCACGGCCAATGCCGATGTGCTGAGCTGGTGGCCAGGCCTGTTTGGACCGGAATGCTATTTCGACCCGGCCGACTGGTTTATTGTGTGTGCCAATGTGCTTGGCTCCCATTATGGCTCGACGAGCCCGCTTTCCCCCGCGCCCGAAACCGGTGTGCCTCGGTATCAGCAGTTTCCGCTGCTCACCATCCGCGACATAGTAGCAGCGCACGAAGCATTACGTCAACATCTAGGTCTAACGCAGATTCACACGCTGATTGGCGGCTCTTTGGGCGGCCAACAGGCGTTGGAATGGGCGATTCAGCTACCAAACGTGTTTGAAAACTTGGTGCTACTTGCTACCAACGCGCAGCACTCGCCTTGGGGCATTGCCTTCAATGAGGCGCAGCGGCTCGCCATTTTCGCTGATCCTACTTATTACCAGGCAACGCCCGATGGTGGAGCAGCCGGTTTGCGCGCAGCCCGCGCCACGGCATTGCTTAGCTACCGCAGCTACGGGGCTTATGGCGAAACGCAAGCAGAATCTACCAACGATAAAATCGACGATTTCCGGGCCAGTGCCTACCAGCAATACCAGGGCGACAAGCTAGTGGCGCGTTTCAATGCCTACACGTACGTGGCACTGTCTAAGGCGATGGATTCGCACAACGTAGGGCGTGACCGTGGCGGCGTGGCGGCGGCTTTGCACCGGGTACGGGCCCGCACGCTGGTATTGGGTATCACATCTGATGTATTGTTTCCGCCTGCGGAGCAGCAGCTCTTGGCCCACCACATTCCGGGTGCCATGTACGCCGAAATGGATTCTCGCTTCGGCCACGACGGCTTCCTGATTGAAACGGCCCACATCACGCACTTTTTAGAGCGTTTTCACGCCTACTCCTTCGCGCATTAA
- a CDS encoding aliphatic sulfonate ABC transporter substrate-binding protein has protein sequence MSSNTSYPPQSTWQYFLVAALLMGLLLLAGCGGAGGETKATQPETIRLDYAYYNPLSLVLKQQGWLEKDLATQNIKVEWVLSQGSNKALEFLNGSSIDFGSTAGAAALIGKANGNPLKAIYIYSKPEWTALCTGPKSTIKSVADLKGKRVAATRGTDPYIFLLRALDQAGLSEKDIELIPLQHPDGRAALEKGDVDAWAGLDPHMAKAELESGAKLFYRNADFNSYGVLNVREEFAKQNPALVDQVLAAYEKARQWAVEHPEELKKTLATEAKLSEAVAAKQLERTDFTNITFGPQQRSTISAAGDVLKKSGAIDQNVDINQTVSNLIDTHFADKIAPVKAKATAAR, from the coding sequence ATGAGCTCGAACACTTCCTATCCGCCCCAATCAACTTGGCAGTACTTCTTGGTGGCTGCTCTCTTGATGGGACTTCTGCTGTTAGCCGGATGCGGAGGAGCGGGCGGTGAGACCAAGGCCACTCAACCCGAAACTATTCGGCTGGACTATGCCTACTACAACCCACTGAGCTTGGTACTGAAACAGCAAGGCTGGCTGGAAAAGGACTTAGCTACGCAAAACATCAAAGTGGAGTGGGTGCTCAGCCAAGGCAGCAACAAGGCACTGGAATTCCTAAATGGCAGCAGCATCGACTTCGGCTCTACGGCTGGTGCGGCGGCCCTGATTGGTAAAGCTAACGGCAACCCTTTGAAAGCCATCTACATCTACTCGAAGCCAGAGTGGACGGCGCTATGCACCGGGCCGAAATCCACTATTAAATCGGTGGCGGACTTGAAGGGCAAGCGCGTGGCGGCTACCCGCGGCACCGACCCATATATCTTCTTGCTCCGCGCCCTCGACCAAGCCGGACTGAGCGAAAAAGACATCGAACTGATTCCATTGCAACACCCCGACGGCCGCGCTGCCCTAGAGAAAGGCGACGTAGACGCGTGGGCCGGCCTCGACCCGCATATGGCCAAAGCCGAGCTGGAATCAGGTGCTAAACTGTTCTATCGCAACGCCGACTTCAATAGCTACGGCGTGCTGAACGTGCGCGAGGAGTTTGCTAAGCAGAATCCAGCGTTGGTCGACCAAGTGTTGGCTGCCTACGAAAAAGCCCGGCAATGGGCCGTTGAGCATCCCGAGGAACTAAAGAAAACCTTGGCCACCGAAGCCAAGCTCAGCGAAGCCGTTGCGGCTAAGCAGCTAGAGCGCACCGACTTTACGAACATCACGTTCGGCCCGCAGCAGCGCAGCACCATTTCTGCCGCCGGCGACGTGCTCAAGAAAAGCGGCGCCATCGACCAGAATGTGGACATCAACCAAACCGTCAGCAACCTGATTGACACGCACTTCGCCGACAAAATCGCGCCGGTTAAGGCAAAAGCCACTGCGGCCCGATAA
- a CDS encoding ABC transporter permease: MSESSSIYVPTASAPTPVVTGTPTQQSATPRTLSRWGWLRGAILPAALLLVWEVLARVGVLPPNLLPAPSRVLATIWQMALTGELWEHLGITLWRVGLGFVVGSALATVFGALTGYSRILNQLLDPLLQGIRNIPSLAWVPLFILWMGIYETSKVVLIAVGVFFPVYLNLMSGIQGWTASWSK, translated from the coding sequence ATGTCCGAATCTTCCTCGATTTACGTCCCAACTGCTAGCGCACCAACTCCGGTTGTCACTGGCACGCCAACGCAGCAATCTGCGACTCCGCGTACGCTGAGCCGTTGGGGCTGGCTGCGGGGCGCTATACTGCCTGCTGCGTTGCTGCTTGTTTGGGAAGTGCTGGCTCGCGTAGGTGTTTTGCCGCCCAACTTGCTACCAGCGCCTTCACGCGTGCTGGCCACCATCTGGCAGATGGCGCTTACGGGCGAGTTGTGGGAGCACCTCGGCATTACTTTGTGGCGCGTTGGTTTAGGCTTCGTAGTGGGCAGCGCCCTAGCTACGGTGTTTGGAGCACTAACGGGTTACTCCCGCATCTTAAATCAGCTGCTCGACCCCCTGCTGCAAGGCATCCGCAACATTCCGTCGTTGGCGTGGGTGCCGCTGTTCATTCTGTGGATGGGCATTTACGAAACCTCGAAGGTGGTGCTGATTGCCGTGGGCGTGTTCTTCCCGGTGTATCTCAATTTGATGAGTGGCATTCAGGGGTGGACCGCAAGCTGGTCGAAGTAG
- a CDS encoding ABC transporter permease yields MDRKLVEVGRVYRLSGLQLVRRIFMPATLPAYFVGLRSGLGLGWMFVVAAEIMGANKGLGFLLVDGQMTGRPQTILASILLFAVLGQLTDALLSLLSRRLLRWQDTHRVSH; encoded by the coding sequence GTGGACCGCAAGCTGGTCGAAGTAGGCCGGGTGTATCGGCTTTCCGGGTTGCAGTTGGTGCGGCGCATCTTCATGCCAGCTACCCTTCCGGCTTACTTTGTGGGCTTGCGCAGCGGACTAGGGTTGGGGTGGATGTTTGTGGTAGCAGCCGAAATCATGGGTGCCAACAAAGGCTTAGGCTTTCTGCTGGTCGACGGCCAAATGACGGGCCGCCCCCAAACTATCCTGGCGAGCATCCTGCTCTTCGCTGTGCTAGGCCAACTCACCGACGCGCTGCTTTCCTTACTCAGCCGCCGCCTACTCCGCTGGCAGGACACGCACCGGGTAAGTCACTAG
- a CDS encoding ABC transporter ATP-binding protein yields the protein MLRINHISKQFGPVLALDNIDVHVRSGEIVTLVGTSGCGKSTLLRIVAGLDAPTKGRVLIDEEPITTPHPAVGVIFQEPRLMPWLTVRQNVQFGIASLLAGEQEQRTSAVLERVGLAAFAEALPRQLSGGMAQRVAIARALVAQPSLLLLDEPFSALDPFTKMKLQDHLLEIWSYDKPTLLLVTHDIEEALVLSDRVVVLRGHPGRIHQTLTVDLPRPRRRTDPAFQLWKQRLLDALDTTIDEPLLA from the coding sequence ATGCTCCGCATCAACCACATCAGCAAACAGTTTGGGCCCGTGCTGGCGCTCGATAATATCGATGTGCACGTGCGGTCGGGTGAAATTGTGACGCTGGTTGGAACAAGCGGCTGCGGCAAAAGCACGTTGTTGCGCATTGTGGCCGGGCTGGATGCCCCAACAAAGGGCCGAGTGCTCATCGATGAGGAGCCTATTACGACCCCGCATCCGGCAGTAGGCGTTATTTTTCAGGAGCCGCGCCTGATGCCGTGGCTGACGGTTCGCCAAAACGTGCAGTTCGGCATCGCCAGCTTGTTGGCGGGCGAGCAAGAACAGCGTACCTCGGCGGTGCTAGAACGGGTAGGGCTTGCGGCCTTTGCGGAGGCCCTGCCGCGGCAACTTTCTGGCGGAATGGCGCAGCGAGTGGCTATTGCGCGGGCGCTGGTGGCGCAACCGTCGTTGCTGCTGCTCGACGAGCCGTTTAGCGCCCTCGACCCTTTCACTAAGATGAAGCTCCAGGATCATCTGCTCGAAATCTGGTCGTACGACAAGCCTACGCTGCTACTGGTTACGCACGACATCGAAGAGGCTCTCGTGCTTTCCGACCGGGTAGTGGTGCTGCGCGGCCACCCTGGCCGCATTCATCAAACCCTGACGGTAGATCTGCCCCGTCCTCGTCGTCGCACTGATCCTGCTTTCCAACTGTGGAAACAACGCTTACTCGACGCCCTGGACACAACTATCGACGAGCCGTTGCTGGCTTAA
- a CDS encoding homoserine dehydrogenase — protein sequence MKSAHMVAAKQTLRIGLIGFGCVGQGLYDILEQRPETGFEVARIAVKNPTKPRSLPLSRFDFSADELLQDTTLDVLVEVIDDATEAFRLVSEALRQGRRVVTANKAMLARHLPELVQLQQESGGKLLYEAAVCGSIPIIRTLDAYFGEEPLRSVTGILNGSSNYVLTRMGEEGSDYAPALAEAQAKGFAETDPTLDMGAFDPRSKAVILAAHAYGTFLQPDEVLNLGIESINAVDIAFAAALGRKIKVVAGLQRLPDGRVTALVTPLLVAPSSPLYSVDHEFNGVLIEADFAGEQFLRGRGAGGHPTGSAVLADLAAIRQGYSYQYPKLTASPLTYATDLELEIYLRTDDDRLIDALDFSEISEEADEDGYVVGFVALSNLLRVKELIHKFGAFVVRTGVVRPLTSTTPALTQEVSL from the coding sequence TTGAAATCCGCTCATATGGTAGCTGCTAAACAAACCCTGCGTATTGGTCTCATTGGTTTTGGTTGCGTAGGACAAGGCCTCTACGATATTCTCGAACAGCGTCCCGAAACAGGCTTCGAAGTGGCGCGCATTGCCGTAAAGAATCCCACGAAGCCCCGCAGCCTGCCCTTGAGCCGGTTCGATTTCAGCGCCGACGAGTTGCTTCAAGATACCACGCTCGATGTGCTGGTAGAAGTTATCGACGATGCCACCGAGGCCTTCCGGCTGGTAAGTGAGGCGTTGCGCCAGGGTCGGCGCGTAGTGACGGCCAATAAGGCCATGCTGGCGCGTCACTTGCCGGAATTGGTGCAGTTGCAGCAGGAATCGGGTGGGAAGTTGCTGTACGAAGCGGCCGTGTGTGGCAGCATCCCGATTATCCGGACGCTAGATGCGTATTTCGGCGAGGAGCCCCTGCGGAGCGTAACAGGTATTTTGAACGGGTCGTCGAACTACGTGCTGACGCGCATGGGCGAAGAAGGCTCTGACTATGCTCCTGCCCTAGCGGAGGCGCAAGCCAAAGGCTTCGCTGAAACCGATCCTACGTTGGATATGGGCGCTTTCGACCCGCGTTCCAAAGCCGTTATTCTGGCAGCCCACGCCTATGGTACTTTCCTTCAGCCCGATGAAGTGCTGAACTTAGGCATCGAGAGTATCAATGCCGTTGATATTGCTTTTGCAGCAGCATTAGGCCGTAAAATCAAAGTGGTAGCGGGTTTGCAGCGCCTACCCGATGGCCGCGTTACGGCTCTGGTTACACCCTTGCTGGTTGCTCCTTCTTCCCCACTTTACTCTGTTGACCACGAGTTCAATGGTGTCCTGATTGAAGCCGATTTTGCTGGTGAACAGTTTCTGCGCGGCCGGGGTGCGGGTGGACACCCTACGGGCTCGGCAGTGCTGGCCGACTTGGCTGCAATTCGGCAGGGTTACTCGTACCAATATCCCAAGCTCACTGCTTCGCCTCTCACCTACGCCACCGACTTGGAACTCGAAATCTACCTGCGGACCGACGACGACCGTCTGATCGACGCCCTAGATTTCAGTGAAATTTCGGAAGAGGCTGACGAAGACGGTTATGTAGTAGGCTTTGTGGCTCTTTCTAACCTGTTGCGCGTGAAGGAGCTAATTCACAAGTTCGGAGCCTTTGTCGTGCGTACCGGTGTAGTGCGGCCCCTGACGTCTACCACCCCCGCCCTAACGCAGGAAGTTAGTTTGTAG
- a CDS encoding S66 peptidase family protein: MPTTAPAPLQPGDQVAIVCPARKASHEELAAAVTVLESWGLRVVLGESTNVEHHQFGGDDEIRRRDVQQQLDNPAIRAILSARGGYGTTRIIDSLDFSRFPQNPKWVAGFSDITALNCHLLALGHQSIHGVMPLLFHQPGGEESLESLRRALFGEPIVYTVVPHPLNRFGTATGELIGGNLSLLQTLTGTASDVSTAGRILFLEDIDEYLYSIDRMMVHLDRTGKLRNLAGLLVGHFTNPQDNTVPYGQTPNEIIQHYANKYSFPVAHNFPVGHEPQNIALICGREARMTVTESGTLIEYVEG, from the coding sequence ATGCCTACCACTGCGCCTGCTCCACTTCAACCCGGCGACCAAGTTGCCATTGTATGCCCTGCTCGCAAAGCCTCGCATGAGGAATTGGCTGCCGCCGTGACCGTACTCGAAAGTTGGGGGTTGCGCGTAGTGTTGGGGGAGAGCACCAACGTAGAGCATCATCAGTTTGGAGGCGACGACGAAATCCGCCGCCGCGACGTGCAGCAGCAACTCGATAACCCCGCTATACGCGCCATCCTGAGTGCCCGCGGCGGCTACGGCACCACCCGCATCATCGACTCGCTGGACTTTTCCCGCTTTCCTCAGAACCCGAAATGGGTGGCCGGTTTCTCCGACATTACCGCGCTCAACTGCCACTTGCTTGCGTTGGGCCATCAGAGTATTCATGGCGTAATGCCGTTGCTTTTCCACCAACCAGGCGGGGAAGAGTCGTTGGAGAGTTTGCGCCGGGCGCTGTTCGGAGAACCTATAGTTTACACTGTAGTCCCGCATCCACTCAACCGATTCGGCACCGCTACTGGTGAGTTGATTGGCGGCAATCTGAGCTTGCTCCAAACCCTCACCGGCACCGCCTCCGATGTATCAACGGCCGGCCGCATCCTCTTTCTCGAGGACATTGACGAGTACCTGTATTCTATCGACCGAATGATGGTACACCTAGACCGCACCGGCAAGCTGCGCAACTTGGCAGGTTTGCTGGTCGGTCATTTTACCAATCCGCAGGACAACACGGTGCCTTACGGCCAGACACCCAACGAAATCATTCAGCACTACGCCAACAAGTACAGTTTTCCGGTTGCGCACAACTTTCCCGTTGGGCATGAGCCACAGAACATAGCCTTGATTTGCGGGCGTGAAGCCCGAATGACAGTGACCGAGTCGGGGACACTGATAGAGTATGTTGAGGGATAG
- a CDS encoding MutS-related protein, whose amino-acid sequence MLHVEDLQVEAELVPLFNFTHNAEAETAVLRLLQELPPTAELVREKQRILQGFLASWSVLENFSYQKIQYQEVRKFLADVSSGRVALEVNHIKASVKLLLSEEARYQSRARYVQVIQFLHRLQQHYVHRLDLHVFPVGYRTQLLVLVRFLERFSLENNSQAIQEDQFSVARMVRFAQQLQAIKPEDLTAFWDAFHLFEAYWSVAKGMQTHAFVFPVFQEEGLCLKEFYHPLLKQPVTNSLVLGPTENVVVLTGPNMSGKSTLLKAVGVCVYLAHAGVGVPASRCELPYFQSILIAINLRDSLRDGYSHFMAEIQNLKLVLHAARGAGRTFAIFDELFRGTNVDDAMEITHATVRGLTGFRRSSFLVSTHLLALESQLPKESGISTYCIECVLRNGLPVFSYRLKQGWSSLKIGRLLFEKEGLHALLQPQ is encoded by the coding sequence ATGTTACACGTCGAGGATTTACAAGTTGAGGCAGAACTAGTGCCGCTGTTCAACTTCACGCACAACGCGGAAGCGGAAACGGCTGTGCTACGGCTGTTGCAAGAGCTTCCGCCCACTGCCGAACTGGTGCGTGAGAAGCAACGCATACTGCAAGGCTTTCTAGCAAGCTGGTCGGTGCTAGAAAACTTTTCCTACCAGAAAATTCAGTACCAGGAGGTACGCAAGTTTCTGGCAGACGTGAGCAGCGGCCGAGTTGCCCTGGAAGTCAATCATATTAAGGCATCGGTGAAACTGCTGCTCTCAGAAGAGGCGCGCTACCAAAGTCGGGCTCGGTACGTGCAGGTTATCCAGTTTCTGCACCGACTGCAACAGCACTATGTGCACCGTCTCGACTTGCACGTATTTCCAGTCGGCTACCGCACTCAGTTGCTGGTGCTGGTGCGGTTTCTGGAGCGTTTTAGCTTAGAAAATAACAGCCAAGCCATTCAGGAAGACCAGTTTTCGGTGGCGCGCATGGTTCGTTTTGCTCAGCAACTTCAAGCCATTAAACCCGAAGATTTAACAGCCTTTTGGGATGCCTTCCATCTATTTGAAGCGTACTGGTCGGTAGCCAAAGGCATGCAGACCCATGCCTTTGTGTTTCCTGTTTTCCAAGAAGAAGGCCTGTGCTTAAAAGAATTTTATCACCCTTTGCTAAAGCAGCCCGTTACCAACTCACTCGTACTAGGGCCAACGGAAAACGTAGTCGTTCTGACCGGACCGAACATGTCTGGCAAATCCACTTTGCTGAAAGCCGTGGGCGTATGCGTGTATCTGGCGCACGCAGGAGTAGGGGTACCCGCTTCCCGATGTGAACTACCTTATTTCCAGTCCATCCTGATTGCCATCAACTTGCGCGATAGTCTGCGCGACGGCTACAGTCATTTTATGGCGGAAATCCAGAACCTGAAACTGGTATTGCACGCGGCCCGCGGCGCGGGCCGCACGTTCGCCATTTTCGACGAGCTATTCCGCGGCACCAACGTCGACGACGCCATGGAAATCACGCACGCAACCGTGCGGGGACTGACGGGTTTCCGACGTTCCTCGTTTTTAGTTTCCACGCACTTGCTTGCGTTAGAAAGCCAGCTTCCTAAAGAATCCGGCATCAGCACGTATTGTATTGAATGTGTGCTGCGCAACGGTTTGCCCGTATTCTCCTACCGATTAAAGCAAGGCTGGTCGAGCTTGAAAATAGGACGACTTCTATTCGAGAAAGAAGGGCTACATGCCTTGCTGCAGCCGCAATAG